DNA from Salvelinus sp. IW2-2015 linkage group LG2, ASM291031v2, whole genome shotgun sequence:
agtcaggtcaagaccctgctgaggacgacgagcatgcagatgagcttccctgagacggtttctgactgtTGGTGCAGAAaatcttcagttgtgcaaacccacagtttcatcagctgtccgcgTTCAGTATAAGTAGGTTATTGAAGTTGTTCAGGAGGCTATGGAAATGTTCATTAAAAATCAGCTCTTCAATGAATCATAAACTTGTTTAATTTATTCAGAATCTTCATCATTAGATCAATAACTATAGTGTGCACTTCTTCCCCTACCCTCCTCTGGCTGTGACTTGTTAGAATAATGtatttcctctgtgtgtgtctgctaatTCCTACCTTGATGGTCCCCTTGGTCCCAGTGATAACAGCATCATTTGTCAGCATCATCGTGATGGAGCACGTGCACACAGCCATTCTGTTCCCAGAGAACTTTAAGACCAAAACTACTGTTCCATCCACTCCTGGAGGTGCAAATACAAAGCATTAGAAATAGCAAAACAATTTCTTTATTTCAGTTGGAGACTTGAAAAGGGAGACTCTGGTATGTAAGTTAAGCAAGTGGATCTCAAGTCAGAATACCACCAATTACCTGTGTCAATACAGTATCCCATGGCTTGGATGGACTCCGGTCTCTCCCCATTGAACACCATGAAGACAAACTGCAGGCAGTAGATCCCCAGGTCCAGTAGTGCCCCTCCACCCAGCTCTCTATGAGTCAGGCGAGGGATGTGTGTGAGGGGGGCTCCCAGGTCGGCCCTTACCATCTGGACCTCTCCCACCTCACCCTGGCCCAGCAGCCTGCCCACCTCTACAGACACAGGGAAGAAACGAGTCCAGATGGCCTGGGAGATATAACGGAGATACAGTGGAAAGAGAAAGTATGTGAAGCCTTTGGAATGACCTTGATTTCAGAATAAAATGGATCTGATCtccatctaagtcacaacaatagacaaacacagtctgcttaaactaataacacacaaacaagtatacgttttcatgtctttagtgaacacaccgtgtaaacattcacagtgcagggtagcggtcgaccgattatgatttttcaacgccgataccgattattggaggaccaaaaaagccgataccgattagtcggacaattttatatatatatgtgtaataatgacaattacaacaatactgattgaacaatgaacacttttattttaacttaatataatacataaataaaatcaatttagtctcaaataaataatgaaacatgttcaatttggtttaaataatgccaaaacacagtgttggagaagaaagtaaaagtgcaatatgtgccatgtaaaaaagctaacttttaagttccttgctcagaacatgagaacatatgaaagctggtggttccttttaacatgagtcttcaatattcccaggtaagaagttttaggttgtagttattataggaattatgatgcgttgactatttctctctataccatttgtatttcatatacctttgactattggatgttcttattggcactttagtattgccagcctaatctcaggagttgataggcttgaagtcattaacagcgctgtgattcaagcattgctaagagctgctggcaaatgcattAAAGTGctttttgaatgaatgcttacgaccctgctgctgcctaccaccgctcagtcagactgctctatcaaatatcaaatcatagacttacatagaaaacatagaaatacgagcctttggtcattaatatggtcaaatctggaaaatataattttgaaaacaaaacatttattctttcagtgaaatacggaaccgttacgtattttatcgaacgggtggcaaacctaagtctaaatattgctcttacattgcacaaccttcaatgttatgtcattattatgtaaaattctggcaaattaattacggtcttttgttaggaagaaatggtcttcacacagttcacaacgagtcaggcggcccaaactgcagCATATtccctgactgcttgcactgaacgcaagagaagtgacacagtttccctagttaatattgcctgctaatgaATTTGCAGGTTTccaaaaaatatacttctgtgtattgattttaagaaaggcattgatgtttatggttaggtacatttgtgcaatgaatgtgcttttttcgcgaatgcacttttgttaaatcatcacccgtttgttgAAGTTTAAGTAGCCTGtaattcaatgataaattaacaggcaccacatagatttttatgcaacgcaggacaagctagttaacctagtaatatcatcaaccatgtgtagtgattatgtgaagattgatagtttttttataagataagtttaatgctagctagcaacttaccttgactCCTTGCAGcaacaaggtccttttgatgctgcactcgcgtaacaggtggtcagcctgcttcgcagtctcctcgtggattgcaatgtaataatcggcgtccaaaaaggcagattaccgattgttattgaaatcggccctaattaattggccatgccatgccgattaatcagtcgacctctagtgcagggtggaaaaagtatgtgaacccttgaatTGAATAACTGGTTTACTGTCCTTTGgcaggaataacctcaaccaaacattttctgtagttgcggatcagacgtgcacaacggtcaggaggaattttggaccattcctctttacaaaactgtttcagttcagcaatattcttgtgatgtctggtgtgaaccgctcacGACGttatgccacagcatctcaatcgggttgaggtcaggactctgactgggtcactccagaaggcgtatttgttttctgttgaagccattctgttgttgcttTACTTCtgcgttttgggtcattgtcctgttgcatcaccaaactcctgttgagcttcaattggcggagggatagccttacattctcctgcaaaatatcttgataaacttgggactTCATTTTTCCATCAataatagcaagctgtccaggccctgaggcagccccaaaccatgatgttcCCTCCACCATACCTTACAGTTGGGATGAAGTTTTGATGTTGGTATGCTGTGCTTTTTTTcttccacacatagtgttgtgtgttccttccaaacaactcaactttagtttaatctgtccacagaatatttWgccagtagcgctgtggaacatccaggtgctttttTGCGATCTTCAGACGTGCTGCATTGAAGAAGCAATTGCTTcgatggtgtcctcccatgaacatcattcttgtttagtgttttacgtatcgtagactggTCAACAGAGATgtaagcatgttccagagatttctgtaagtctttaggtgacactctaggattcttcttaacctcattgagcattctgcgctgtgctcttgaaGTGATCTTTAGGACGGCCattcctagggagagtagcaacagtgctgaactttctccatttatagacaatttgtcttaccgtggactgatgaaggCTTTTAGAGacacttttgtaaccctttccagctttatgcaagtcaacaattcttaatcttaggtcttctgagatcttttttgttcgaggcatggttcacatcaggcaatggttcttgtgaatagcaaacaacatttttgtgagtgttttgtatAGGGCAGGGCATCTCTAACCAATATCTCCAATCTTgcctcattgattggactccaggttagctgactcctgactccaattatcttttggagaagtcattagcctaggggttcacatactttttccaacctacactgtgaatgcttAAAtggtgtattcaatatagacaagaaaaatacaatattgaGTTTTATTcatttaagcagactgtgtttgtctattgttgtgacttagatgaagatcagataaaatgttatgaccaatttatgcagtaATCcatgtaattccaaagggttcacatactttttcttgccactgtaaatatAAGAGGGATGTCTTACTACTGCAATACCGCTCTACGATACAGGCTATCTGGTGTGTATGAAGGGGGATATAGGAGGAATGCTTCACTACTGCCATACTGCTCTACGATAGAGGCTATCTGGTGTGTATGAAAGGGGATATAGGAGGAATGCTTCACTACTGCCATAGTGCTCTACGATAGAGGCTATCTGGTGTGTATGAAGGGGGATatacactttcttggttactacatgagtccatatgtgttatttcatagtgttgatgtcttcactattattctacaacgtagaaaatagtacaaataaagaaaaacccttgaatgagtaggtgtgtccaaacttttgactggtactgaacgTCAGCCTAACATATATTATTCAGGACAAACCATACCGCAGTATAAATATGTCAgtgttgatgtactgtatgtggaagtATATGATCAGAAGGAGCTTTAGAGTAAACGTGTATGAACATGTTTAAAGTGTCAGGTGTCCCCCTGTACAGTACCTCCATCAGAAAGACATCATTCTCCTTGGCTGTGTTGGTGAGCTCCAGTACCTCTCTTAGATTCATGGCCAGGGGTTTCTCTATGAGCACGTTCTTATGGGAGGTCAAGAAGAGCTTACCTGTGCTCAGGTGGTGAGAGTGGATGGTTCCCACATACACCACATCTGCAAAGAAAGATAGGGGTACGAGCATGGGTTTACAGCTCCAGTCAATTTAAAGCAACAAGCCTATACCACATAGGTTATCAGGTTTTATCCCAAGGTTACAGATGATTTGTGGCCTGAAATGGTCAAACACCTTGGCTATACAGTATCTCTTGTCAAAAGCATGAGTCAAGGTAACATTTTTTAACCAGATCTGTACCAGGGTAAGGGAGTTCATGATAGAACCCACCTATGTCTGAGTCTTTTGCTAGCTCCTCATAGCTCCCATAGACTCTTGGGATgttgtgctttttggcaaactcttgTGCATGCTGGAGATTCCGAGCAGCAACAGCCACAATCTGAAAAAGATAACCATTTTCATTGTTTCAATTACAGGTCAATTgaatataatttattttgtaaaaaatatatacaacaagATGTATTCCTAGGGGATAACACTTAAAACGCTTATTTCTAAAGTGGTCATAGATGGTAATAGTATTTAGAGTGATAATAGCGTTTTAAATAACCTTTAATTTCTTACTTGAATCCCATCAACATTTGTGTTAGCTTTTTCTCCACCACATTCCTCAATTTGGCAGGGTCAGGCAGTTGAAATTACACATTGTGCCTTACTTAACATACATTCATATTTGATTGGCCCAGTATTAGGAGAATTACGGTAAAGATTTACACAACATGAAATCAATGGACAATTACGCAACCACAGAACATGGAAACATGGAagttatttacaaaaaatatgttttcttctCACTGATGTCACTAACGAGTAAAACATTCATTAAATTATTCTGCAATAATACCAAATGTCTTCTCAAAAATACACTTCACCCTTGCTTATAAGCGAGTAGCCTAATCGCGCAAGAGCTTTAGGATTCCTCCTCATTCCCAATCACAAATAACGTTTACCTGGTGGTCGTCGTGAGGTAGGGTCCTCAGAGCAACTGTAAAGTCGTGGCTGATTTTCCCTGCACTGCAGATTCCCCACCGTGTTGCCATGATTACTTCTGAACTAGCACGTCTCTCTATCTACCCCAGATAGATTTTTTTGATAATGATATATTTCCCACCAGTAGGGAGAGACAGAATACCAG
Protein-coding regions in this window:
- the LOC111977378 gene encoding trans-1,2-dihydrobenzene-1,2-diol dehydrogenase, giving the protein MATRWGICSAGKISHDFTVALRTLPHDDHQIVAVAARNLQHAQEFAKKHNIPRVYGSYEELAKDSDIDVVYVGTIHSHHLSTGKLFLTSHKNVLIEKPLAMNLREVLELTNTAKENDVFLMEAIWTRFFPVSVEVGRLLGQGEVGEVQMVRADLGAPLTHIPRLTHRELGGGALLDLGIYCLQFVFMVFNGERPESIQAMGYCIDTGVDGTVVLVLKFSGNRMAVCTCSITMMLTNDAVITGTKGTIKVPNHMWCPTSLEVNGEVTQYPLPEPSLPLNFIHSTGLRYEAEEVRQCLLKELKESSGMPWSHSHLLAEVMDEARRQVGVTYNQDSIQ